One Chloroflexota bacterium DNA segment encodes these proteins:
- a CDS encoding TetR/AcrR family transcriptional regulator has protein sequence MARTADPHRREAILRAAREIFMEQGYTKARMLDIAARAEMATGTLYLYFDSKQTLAMALADSVLEGLTEVILPILALESTPIMIRECVQTAIRFSLQHTDLFRLLGLEAGLSIEVEHQQPARLRLHALLAEALAQRMQQGTIYTYQPLALAEILAGLIEWVVTMAMIRGESDVSHYEPTLLQFIEQALLPPNPTH, from the coding sequence GTGGCACGCACCGCCGACCCCCACCGCCGCGAAGCAATTCTCCGCGCTGCCCGCGAAATTTTTATGGAACAAGGCTATACCAAAGCCCGCATGCTCGATATTGCCGCCCGCGCCGAGATGGCCACTGGTACGCTTTATCTCTACTTTGATTCCAAGCAAACCCTGGCAATGGCCCTAGCCGATTCGGTTCTAGAGGGTTTAACCGAGGTGATTCTGCCGATTTTGGCGCTTGAATCAACTCCAATCATGATTCGCGAATGTGTGCAAACAGCGATTCGCTTTTCGCTGCAACATACCGATTTATTTCGCTTGTTGGGGCTAGAAGCTGGCTTGAGTATCGAGGTTGAACACCAACAGCCTGCTCGCCTCCGTTTGCACGCCCTGCTGGCCGAAGCGCTAGCCCAACGCATGCAGCAAGGTACAATCTATACCTATCAACCACTGGCCTTGGCCGAAATTCTGGCGGGCTTGATTGAATGGGTTGTGACCATGGCCATGATTCGCGGTGAAAGCGATGTCAGCCATTACGAACCAACCTTATTGCAATTTATTGAGCAGGCTTTACTACCACCAAACCCAACCCACTAA
- a CDS encoding PAS domain S-box protein → MRAFFTPATWLMKRLTYPQKFGLLSLVFAIPLTFLLSAQLTEIQRQINFTRSELTGTTYLQPLREILQDIIEQQLIAERYLGGDQAFLTPLLLKNEELAQHLEAFKAFDLQYQDRYDTQTQVTILFNEWERLQAQLTLRSVPDSNAAHDRLIQAIRACMQRIGDQSGLILDPNIDSYYLMNALIETLPAHQAATARVAGAGGNAITRGTVSSEEKNTLTVVNSQLQETNTKINYSLGVVFSNNESLRPLLESAVRTFIQATEELSFQIILQVIRVETPTIDPSIFRQETERTLNASFGLWDQTSIQLDNVLNQRINQAQNRRIFFISLITILVLVAVYLFLGFYRAVMDTVRAFQRAAGSMLTSNTLSNVAIDTRDELGQVATSFNSIASAMVESSSQRQAIVDHAAEAIITYDQQGIIRSANRAAERILGRNVDQLNIAEVLGVELATIQQQTAAYEFDVRLPTNDIQPVEMVLGTMQLGEQQLWIAFLRDIRIRRRTEQERNRLQDEIIRGHAAVLARLNAPLIPLSDNVVVMPLVGALDGERLQQITNNLLEGLSNQRARVALLDMTGVPNVDREVASRLLRAAQGIRLLGADLILTGIQPDVAQALISVGGDLGDLQTYPTLQQGIRMVLRNQA, encoded by the coding sequence ATGCGTGCATTCTTTACTCCAGCCACATGGCTGATGAAACGCCTAACCTATCCCCAAAAATTTGGGTTATTGAGCTTGGTTTTCGCCATTCCATTAACCTTTTTGCTGAGTGCCCAATTAACCGAAATTCAACGCCAAATTAATTTTACGCGGAGCGAACTAACTGGCACGACCTATTTGCAACCGCTACGTGAAATTTTGCAAGATATTATCGAGCAACAATTAATCGCCGAGCGCTATCTTGGTGGCGATCAAGCATTTTTAACTCCACTTTTGCTTAAAAACGAAGAGCTTGCCCAACATCTTGAAGCATTTAAAGCCTTCGATTTGCAATATCAGGATCGCTATGATACCCAAACACAAGTCACAATCCTGTTTAATGAATGGGAACGGCTGCAAGCTCAATTAACCTTGCGCAGTGTGCCCGATAGCAATGCCGCCCACGATCGGCTGATTCAGGCGATTCGTGCCTGCATGCAGCGGATCGGCGATCAATCAGGCTTAATTCTCGACCCAAACATCGATAGCTATTATTTAATGAATGCCTTGATTGAAACCTTGCCAGCCCACCAGGCTGCTACCGCACGCGTCGCTGGAGCTGGTGGCAATGCAATCACTCGTGGCACGGTCAGCAGCGAAGAAAAAAACACGTTGACGGTTGTCAATAGCCAACTCCAAGAAACCAATACCAAAATCAACTATAGCTTAGGCGTAGTGTTTAGCAATAATGAAAGCTTGCGCCCATTACTAGAAAGTGCAGTTCGCACCTTTATTCAGGCGACTGAGGAATTAAGTTTCCAAATTATTTTGCAAGTGATTCGCGTTGAAACTCCAACGATTGATCCAAGCATTTTTCGCCAAGAAACCGAACGCACGCTCAATGCTAGCTTTGGCCTGTGGGATCAAACGTCAATTCAGCTTGATAATGTGCTCAACCAGCGCATTAATCAAGCGCAAAATCGTCGAATCTTTTTCATCAGCCTAATCACGATTCTCGTCTTAGTGGCAGTATATCTCTTCCTTGGCTTCTATCGCGCAGTAATGGATACGGTTCGCGCTTTTCAACGGGCGGCTGGCAGCATGCTGACCTCAAATACCTTGAGCAATGTAGCAATTGATACCCGCGATGAATTAGGCCAAGTTGCAACGTCGTTCAACTCAATCGCCAGCGCAATGGTCGAATCGAGCAGCCAACGCCAAGCCATCGTTGATCACGCTGCCGAAGCAATTATTACCTATGATCAACAGGGCATTATTCGCTCAGCCAATCGCGCTGCCGAACGCATTTTGGGCCGCAACGTCGATCAACTAAATATTGCTGAAGTGCTAGGCGTAGAACTTGCTACCATCCAACAACAAACTGCTGCCTATGAGTTTGATGTGCGCTTGCCAACCAATGATATTCAACCAGTTGAAATGGTGTTGGGCACAATGCAGCTCGGCGAGCAGCAACTCTGGATCGCCTTCCTGCGTGATATTCGCATTCGCCGCCGCACTGAGCAAGAACGCAATCGGCTGCAAGATGAGATTATTCGTGGCCATGCTGCCGTGCTGGCTCGCTTGAACGCTCCGTTAATTCCGCTCAGCGATAATGTGGTGGTCATGCCGTTGGTCGGGGCGCTTGATGGCGAACGCTTACAGCAGATTACCAATAATTTGCTCGAAGGCTTATCGAACCAACGGGCACGGGTTGCCTTGCTCGATATGACTGGCGTGCCAAATGTTGATCGTGAAGTGGCCAGCCGTTTGTTACGTGCCGCCCAAGGCATTCGCTTACTTGGCGCAGACCTCATTTTGACCGGAATTCAGCCCGATGTGGCCCAAGCATTAATCAGCGTCGGCGGCGATCTGGGCGATCTCCAGACCTACCCCACCTTGCAACAAGGTATTCGGATGGTATTACGCAACCAAGCGTAA
- a CDS encoding VWA domain-containing protein produces the protein MQRFFRSFLVVIMLVLAACGEEAQPTTTTNQTSGPVVGANDLLISITYSPEKTKWLQERIATFNNQNVQSNGKRVIVEGKELSSGTARTQIRAGQLQTTIWTPSASTWLEVLKKESNNPTIAEADPQSLVLTPVVISMWKPMAEAMGYPGKEVGWSDMLALIQDTEGWGKFGQQDWGRFSWGHTDPDISTTALSTVLAELYAANGKTSDLTVEDINQEKSQQFLRDLAQGIKHYGSNTLVFSQNMQKYGMAYISAFPMEEITLIDFNKQAPNVPLVAIYPKEGTFIHDNPFIVMSDATADQKAAASVFYDFLLTPESQNLAMQQGFRPANVDVALASPLTAQFGVDPNQPRNSLATPPADVIVAAKNAWANNRKPANIMLVVDSSGSMRDDDKMDQAKLGVEVFLNRLPSKDNIGMIGFSSSPAVLVPLATRSENMANLQMQTQGLVPDGNTSLYDAIDLARQELENLKQPDRINAIVVLSDGADTASQLSIDQMLSNFGESSIQIFPIAYGADAETSILQQIADFSRTELVQGSTGDIDKIFENLSRYF, from the coding sequence ATGCAACGCTTCTTCCGTAGTTTTCTAGTCGTTATTATGCTGGTGCTTGCAGCTTGTGGCGAAGAAGCCCAACCTACCACCACCACTAACCAAACTAGTGGGCCAGTTGTAGGCGCAAATGATCTACTGATTAGCATCACCTACAGCCCAGAGAAAACCAAATGGCTTCAAGAACGCATCGCCACTTTCAACAACCAAAATGTGCAATCCAACGGTAAACGGGTCATCGTTGAAGGCAAAGAGCTTTCCTCAGGCACAGCCCGCACCCAAATTCGCGCTGGCCAACTTCAGACAACCATCTGGACACCTTCGGCCTCGACGTGGCTGGAAGTATTGAAGAAAGAAAGCAATAATCCCACCATTGCCGAAGCCGATCCTCAATCGTTGGTGCTCACACCAGTGGTTATTTCGATGTGGAAACCAATGGCCGAAGCCATGGGCTACCCTGGCAAAGAGGTCGGCTGGTCGGATATGTTGGCGCTGATTCAGGATACCGAAGGCTGGGGTAAATTCGGCCAACAAGATTGGGGCCGCTTCTCGTGGGGCCACACCGACCCCGACATTAGCACCACCGCACTTTCAACTGTGCTGGCTGAGTTGTATGCAGCCAACGGCAAAACCAGCGATTTGACGGTCGAAGACATCAATCAAGAAAAAAGCCAACAATTTTTGCGTGATTTAGCCCAAGGCATCAAGCACTATGGCTCGAATACCTTGGTGTTCAGCCAAAACATGCAAAAATATGGCATGGCCTATATTTCAGCCTTTCCGATGGAAGAAATTACCCTGATAGATTTCAACAAACAGGCTCCCAATGTCCCGTTAGTGGCAATCTATCCCAAAGAAGGCACGTTTATCCACGATAATCCCTTTATTGTGATGAGCGATGCAACTGCCGACCAAAAAGCTGCTGCGAGCGTTTTCTACGATTTCTTGCTTACGCCTGAAAGCCAAAATTTGGCCATGCAGCAAGGTTTTCGGCCAGCTAACGTCGATGTAGCGTTGGCATCACCATTAACTGCTCAATTTGGCGTAGACCCCAATCAACCACGCAATTCGTTGGCAACCCCACCAGCCGATGTGATTGTGGCTGCCAAAAATGCATGGGCTAACAATCGTAAGCCCGCCAATATTATGTTGGTGGTCGATAGCTCTGGCTCGATGCGCGACGACGACAAAATGGATCAAGCGAAACTTGGGGTTGAAGTGTTTCTCAATCGCTTGCCGAGCAAAGATAACATCGGCATGATCGGCTTCTCATCAAGCCCAGCCGTCTTAGTGCCCCTTGCCACGCGCAGCGAAAACATGGCTAATTTGCAAATGCAAACCCAAGGGCTAGTGCCCGATGGTAATACCTCGCTCTACGATGCAATCGATTTGGCCCGTCAGGAGTTGGAAAACCTCAAACAACCTGATCGAATTAATGCAATTGTGGTGCTAAGCGACGGCGCTGATACTGCTAGCCAGCTTTCAATCGATCAAATGCTCAGCAATTTTGGTGAATCAAGTATTCAAATCTTCCCAATTGCCTATGGTGCTGATGCTGAAACTTCAATTTTGCAACAAATTGCCGATTTCTCACGCACCGAGTTGGTCCAAGGTAGCACTGGCGATATTGATAAAATCTTCGAAAATTTGAGCCGCTACTTCTAA
- a CDS encoding protein kinase — protein MLPRTFGNYTIERELDRGGVAAVFLGQHRALPRQVAIKVLLNHTEELVERFQREAEITSKLRHPQIIEIYDHGMQGPFAYTVMAAALGGSLKRMLETAPEQRLSPDLALSVFYQIGEALDFAHSQGIIHRDVSPGNILFDQGLQQAMLCDFGIARSEQTHSNTTNRVVMGTPGYFSPEHLRGAREVNAQSDIFGLGLILYAMLAGRLPWADPLDYADPEHVQPFPPISTLVGLSPDIDPILAKLLSVDPAQRYRTVAEASAALRRIFSEHPALTTSEGSVSVQRHSLYLAPSFQAEGLQPNAVEEYLGPHLKAEHIKRAHRRAAILSQPDHLVNLLEAWSMGERFRRRNIGRLATFYRVQSQNIYYYKLDVLYEVRGEAFVKQEADRERQPMTGDMELGVWEVKLPEITDFVASEGLVDRIKGSEQVSQCGRCAGKCNILCQKCKGNGRVTITKTVEKMVDVTDANGNKVQTPTQVVENEVQTCSDCKGKGYLVCPDCQGIGMIVKRKAFNWQRIPQTWQINDDLPAVDEAVLQSEAVEVCNYTLNMIPKEWALIPKLDSLVEKAMTEVTKDKRIVLARLVAHMVPVTKLQFSIGQQLDDGDVVKLYNDDNDADTPSVPVIVEEPGELPSDLFTLHLLGFKNSISEEESRVFRDWSRIMSWLGVGLLAAAFVITFIFIIFVY, from the coding sequence GTGCTACCTCGAACGTTTGGCAACTATACGATTGAGCGTGAACTAGATCGGGGAGGGGTTGCAGCAGTTTTTCTTGGTCAGCATCGGGCCTTGCCGCGCCAAGTGGCAATTAAGGTGTTGCTTAATCATACCGAGGAGCTGGTTGAGCGTTTTCAGCGTGAGGCCGAAATCACCAGCAAGCTGCGCCATCCTCAGATTATCGAAATTTATGATCATGGGATGCAAGGGCCATTTGCCTATACGGTGATGGCGGCGGCGCTGGGTGGTTCATTGAAGCGCATGCTCGAAACTGCCCCAGAGCAACGGCTCAGCCCTGATCTAGCGCTCAGCGTGTTTTACCAAATTGGTGAGGCTTTAGATTTTGCCCATAGCCAAGGCATCATTCATCGTGATGTTTCGCCTGGCAACATTTTGTTTGATCAGGGTTTACAGCAGGCCATGCTCTGCGATTTTGGGATTGCCCGCTCGGAGCAAACCCACAGTAACACGACCAATCGTGTGGTTATGGGCACACCTGGCTATTTCTCGCCTGAGCATCTGCGGGGAGCACGCGAAGTCAATGCTCAATCCGATATTTTTGGGCTTGGTTTGATTTTATATGCGATGTTGGCTGGCCGTTTGCCATGGGCCGACCCGCTGGATTATGCCGACCCTGAGCATGTTCAACCGTTTCCACCCATCTCGACGTTAGTTGGTCTTTCGCCTGACATCGACCCGATACTTGCCAAATTGTTATCGGTTGATCCCGCTCAGCGCTATCGGACAGTGGCCGAAGCGAGTGCGGCGCTACGTCGGATTTTTTCGGAGCATCCTGCCTTGACTACCAGTGAAGGGAGCGTCTCTGTGCAGCGCCACTCGCTCTATCTAGCCCCATCCTTCCAAGCGGAAGGTCTCCAACCAAACGCCGTCGAAGAATATCTTGGTCCACACCTAAAAGCCGAACATATCAAACGTGCCCATCGACGGGCCGCGATTTTGAGCCAGCCTGATCATTTGGTCAATTTGCTGGAAGCTTGGAGCATGGGCGAACGCTTTCGCCGCCGTAACATTGGCCGCTTAGCAACCTTCTATCGCGTACAAAGCCAAAATATTTATTACTATAAACTTGATGTGCTGTATGAAGTGCGCGGCGAAGCTTTTGTTAAGCAAGAGGCTGATCGTGAACGCCAACCCATGACTGGCGATATGGAACTGGGGGTTTGGGAGGTCAAGCTGCCTGAGATCACCGATTTCGTCGCTTCCGAAGGCTTGGTTGATCGGATCAAAGGTTCGGAACAGGTCAGCCAATGTGGGCGTTGTGCTGGCAAATGCAACATCTTATGTCAAAAATGTAAAGGCAACGGTCGGGTAACCATTACTAAAACTGTCGAAAAGATGGTTGATGTAACCGATGCAAATGGCAATAAGGTGCAAACCCCAACCCAAGTTGTCGAAAACGAAGTTCAAACCTGTAGCGATTGTAAAGGTAAAGGCTATTTGGTTTGCCCTGATTGTCAGGGGATTGGCATGATCGTCAAGCGCAAGGCCTTCAATTGGCAACGAATTCCGCAAACCTGGCAGATTAATGATGATTTACCAGCGGTTGATGAGGCTGTGTTGCAAAGCGAAGCAGTCGAGGTCTGTAATTATACACTCAACATGATTCCCAAAGAGTGGGCGTTAATTCCCAAACTTGATAGCTTGGTTGAAAAAGCCATGACTGAAGTCACCAAGGATAAGCGGATCGTTTTGGCGCGATTGGTGGCACATATGGTGCCTGTGACCAAGCTGCAATTTTCGATTGGCCAACAGCTTGATGATGGCGATGTGGTCAAGCTCTATAATGATGATAACGACGCAGATACGCCCAGCGTGCCAGTGATCGTCGAAGAGCCAGGCGAATTGCCAAGCGATCTGTTTACCTTGCATTTGCTTGGCTTCAAAAATAGCATTAGCGAAGAAGAATCGCGAGTATTCCGCGATTGGTCACGGATTATGAGTTGGCTAGGAGTTGGCTTGCTAGCGGCTGCCTTCGTGATCACCTTTATCTTTATTATCTTTGTTTACTAG
- the folP gene encoding dihydropteroate synthase, translated as MPEFAYNIRQYYPQQRQELLQVIAQIETYPNAAERVLTKANLIMLHCDQVDPHTAMIVKQELLALDGDALVSPHVYLGQSTQPTNLLAWANERSWRALCGKFQAIPLPALQALAQQIGALLLHNQARGSLKLGATQWDWGRKTLVMGIVNVTPDSFSNDGLLEAETSQIQQQALEFAAAGADILDVGGESTRPGASIVSIDQEIARVVPAIQAIRHVCQLPISIDSYKAEVVAAALEAGANVVNDIWGLRQADGSWNTALAQLVAQAQVPIILMHNRVSMVEQFAHGTNYAASEYGDIIGEVCAELRQSIDFALQAGIANDLIVLDPGIGFGKSPEQNLQVLRQLRTIASLGYPLLVGTSRKSMIGITLNRPVEQRLWGTAATVAYAIQAGADIVRVHDVAAMVDVCRMTDALVRHEG; from the coding sequence ATGCCTGAATTTGCCTATAACATCCGTCAATATTATCCCCAGCAACGCCAAGAACTGTTGCAGGTGATCGCCCAAATTGAAACTTATCCTAATGCTGCTGAACGAGTATTGACCAAAGCCAACTTGATTATGCTGCATTGCGATCAGGTTGATCCGCATACGGCCATGATTGTGAAGCAAGAATTATTGGCGCTCGATGGCGATGCCTTGGTCAGCCCACACGTCTATCTCGGCCAAAGCACGCAGCCAACTAATCTGCTGGCGTGGGCCAATGAACGCTCGTGGCGAGCCTTATGTGGCAAGTTTCAAGCGATTCCCTTGCCTGCCTTACAAGCTTTAGCCCAACAAATTGGTGCGTTGCTGTTACACAATCAAGCGCGGGGCAGCCTCAAACTTGGTGCAACTCAATGGGATTGGGGTCGAAAAACCTTGGTGATGGGTATTGTCAATGTTACCCCCGATTCTTTCTCCAACGATGGCTTGCTTGAGGCCGAAACCAGCCAGATTCAGCAACAAGCGCTTGAGTTTGCCGCTGCAGGAGCCGATATTCTGGATGTTGGCGGCGAATCGACGCGACCTGGTGCCAGTATTGTGAGCATCGATCAGGAGATTGCGCGGGTTGTGCCAGCGATTCAAGCGATTCGTCACGTTTGCCAATTGCCAATTTCGATTGATAGCTACAAAGCTGAGGTTGTGGCGGCTGCGCTTGAAGCTGGGGCAAACGTTGTTAATGATATTTGGGGTTTGCGCCAAGCCGATGGCAGCTGGAATACGGCGCTAGCGCAGTTAGTGGCACAAGCCCAAGTTCCGATCATTTTGATGCACAATCGAGTCAGCATGGTTGAGCAATTTGCTCATGGCACAAATTACGCTGCTAGCGAATATGGCGATATTATCGGCGAAGTTTGTGCCGAATTACGCCAAAGCATCGATTTTGCCCTGCAAGCGGGCATTGCCAACGATTTAATTGTGCTTGACCCAGGCATTGGTTTCGGCAAAAGCCCTGAACAAAATCTACAAGTATTACGTCAACTACGAACAATTGCCAGCTTAGGCTACCCGTTGTTGGTCGGCACTAGCCGAAAATCCATGATTGGGATAACATTAAACCGACCTGTTGAGCAACGCCTGTGGGGCACAGCCGCCACCGTGGCCTATGCGATTCAAGCAGGAGCCGATATTGTGCGGGTGCACGATGTTGCGGCAATGGTCGATGTTTGTCGAATGACCGATGCCTTAGTTCGTCACGAAGGATAG
- a CDS encoding cytochrome c biogenesis CcdA family protein — translation MQQAQTQRQPSRLFTMAIIGLAVFVVAAILLIGVAQGGQNVITLAVPAFMAGVLSFLSPCTLPVLPAYFAWTFGINSAGDESLAQKRQRTIISSLAFFAGLATTMVVLGMAITATSQAIRGISSNKDLFAQIGGVIIIVMGVMSIFGIGFTGANIKRSSSATVGSAYLYGLTFALGWTACIGPILGAILTLLISTGASIIAGATLTFIYVLGLALPLMIVATFFNKLGQGSKGWKLLRGRALEFNIGKRVVILHSTSVISGVLLIAVGILLVTGQMSTLNDIALDNPISKWANNVQYDIQTFFTGE, via the coding sequence ATGCAACAAGCGCAAACCCAGCGCCAACCCTCCCGACTGTTTACCATGGCTATCATTGGGCTAGCCGTGTTTGTGGTAGCCGCCATTTTGCTAATTGGGGTCGCTCAAGGTGGCCAAAATGTGATTACCTTGGCGGTTCCGGCCTTTATGGCGGGCGTTTTATCGTTTCTATCGCCCTGTACCTTGCCCGTGCTACCAGCCTATTTCGCTTGGACGTTTGGAATCAATAGTGCTGGTGATGAAAGCCTCGCGCAAAAACGCCAACGTACAATTATCTCATCGCTAGCTTTTTTTGCGGGCTTGGCAACCACGATGGTGGTGTTGGGAATGGCGATTACGGCCACCAGTCAAGCCATTCGCGGCATTTCATCCAACAAAGATTTGTTCGCCCAAATTGGCGGGGTGATTATCATTGTCATGGGTGTGATGAGCATTTTTGGGATTGGCTTCACCGGAGCGAATATCAAACGTAGCTCCAGCGCCACCGTTGGCAGCGCGTATCTGTATGGATTAACCTTTGCGCTGGGCTGGACAGCTTGTATTGGGCCAATTCTTGGGGCAATTTTGACCTTGCTGATTTCAACCGGAGCCTCGATTATTGCTGGCGCAACCTTGACCTTTATCTATGTGCTTGGCTTAGCCTTGCCTTTGATGATCGTGGCGACCTTCTTCAACAAACTTGGCCAAGGCTCCAAGGGCTGGAAGCTTCTGCGTGGGCGGGCTTTGGAGTTTAATATCGGCAAGCGCGTCGTGATTTTGCACTCCACCAGCGTGATCAGCGGCGTGTTGTTGATTGCGGTTGGGATTTTGCTAGTGACTGGCCAAATGAGCACATTGAATGATATTGCCCTCGATAATCCCATTAGCAAATGGGCCAACAACGTGCAATACGATATTCAAACCTTCTTTACTGGCGAGTAA